A window of Bacteroidota bacterium contains these coding sequences:
- a CDS encoding lipopolysaccharide biosynthesis protein: MKKLKSIYFTNRQAPIALIDQAVVSGAGFVTGVLLARFLGLSSYGVFAMTWLVVLFFASIQQAFIIAPMQTLLPKKTKEEKDSFLNMMFLQQLLFALLVALITYLFCRFSELMFFDSLELRSVEIIMPLAVLTYLMNEYFRKLFFVEGRSRTALVLDLISYSTQILGLLVVAYMHQLNLQRAIIIIALSNSISSTYGLLKTKSLQWHFREFGTHLVETWNYSGWLIGTSLLQWFSGNFFIVTAGGILGPVSVGAIRMAQNIIGVLNILFLAMENFIPSNASKIYHDKGLKNLYAYLRQVMFMAGAITFTLILSIVVFARQIIDFLYGKDYIKYENVLFGFALLYLFVFTGLLLRFFIRTVEKNRDIFISYLLSAGFSLLLAAPMVSSFGMAGVFAGLILTQVIVQLWYLYSLKTELVTVWK; the protein is encoded by the coding sequence GTGAAAAAACTGAAAAGTATCTATTTTACTAATCGCCAGGCACCCATCGCATTGATCGATCAGGCCGTGGTGAGCGGAGCCGGTTTTGTTACCGGTGTATTGCTTGCTCGTTTTCTGGGATTGAGCAGTTATGGTGTCTTTGCTATGACCTGGCTGGTAGTGTTGTTTTTCGCGAGTATTCAGCAGGCATTTATTATCGCACCAATGCAAACTTTGCTTCCTAAGAAGACCAAAGAAGAAAAGGACTCCTTCCTTAACATGATGTTTCTTCAGCAATTGCTCTTTGCATTGCTGGTGGCTTTGATAACGTATTTGTTTTGCCGGTTTTCCGAGTTGATGTTTTTTGATTCACTGGAACTTCGTTCCGTAGAAATCATTATGCCTTTGGCGGTGTTGACATACCTGATGAATGAATACTTCAGAAAATTATTTTTTGTCGAAGGAAGAAGTCGTACCGCTTTGGTCCTCGATCTGATATCATACAGCACACAAATTCTGGGTTTACTGGTTGTGGCCTATATGCATCAGCTCAATTTGCAACGTGCCATCATCATCATCGCCTTATCGAACAGCATTTCGTCAACTTATGGTTTGCTAAAAACAAAAAGTCTGCAGTGGCATTTCAGAGAATTTGGTACTCATCTGGTTGAAACCTGGAATTATTCAGGCTGGCTTATAGGAACGTCGCTTCTGCAGTGGTTTTCCGGAAACTTTTTTATTGTGACCGCCGGAGGAATTCTGGGTCCTGTATCTGTAGGAGCGATCCGAATGGCACAAAATATCATTGGCGTATTGAATATTCTTTTTCTGGCCATGGAAAATTTTATTCCATCCAATGCTTCAAAAATTTATCATGACAAAGGATTAAAAAATCTTTACGCTTATTTGCGTCAGGTGATGTTTATGGCCGGAGCGATTACGTTTACATTGATTTTGTCGATAGTTGTCTTTGCACGACAGATTATTGATTTTTTATATGGAAAAGATTATATCAAATATGAAAATGTTCTTTTTGGTTTTGCTTTGTTGTACTTGTTTGTATTCACCGGTTTGTTACTCAGGTTTTTCATTCGTACAGTAGAAAAAAATCGTGACATTTTTATCTCCTATTTACTCAGTGCAGGATTTAGTTTGCTCCTTGCAGCGCCAATGGTGAGTTCTTTCGGAATGGCGGGAGTTTTCGCGGGCCTGATTCTTACACAGGTGATCGTGCAGTTATGGTACCTGTATTCATTAAAAACAGAACTTGTTACAGTATGGAAATAG
- a CDS encoding response regulator, protein MSNKAKSIVIVDDDRHFASLVEYELEMNGFTDVKTFHEPLDFMNSLTEEPYLVILDFQFDDTTGLDVLREIKMLNPDIHVIMLSGQEYISNAVSTLKYGAFDYVEKNQDSFGRLLSIIERLTVLDKEVELTHGTGIKKKFMNKIGLNAMLSGTIGALFSSGH, encoded by the coding sequence ATGTCCAATAAAGCTAAATCTATTGTGATCGTCGATGATGATCGCCACTTCGCATCACTTGTTGAATACGAACTGGAGATGAATGGATTCACGGATGTGAAGACTTTTCATGAGCCTTTGGATTTCATGAACAGCCTCACGGAAGAGCCTTATCTCGTTATCCTGGATTTTCAATTTGATGATACAACCGGATTGGATGTATTGCGGGAAATAAAAATGTTGAATCCGGATATTCATGTGATCATGCTGAGCGGACAGGAATATATCAGCAATGCAGTGAGCACATTGAAATACGGAGCCTTTGATTATGTGGAGAAGAATCAGGATTCATTTGGACGACTTCTCAGTATTATAGAACGATTAACAGTACTTGATAAAGAAGTAGAGTTGACGCATGGAACAGGAATTAAGAAAAAGTTTATGAACAAGATTGGACTAAACGCGATGCTATCGGGTACGATAGGAGCGCTGTTTTCCTCCGGTCATTAA
- a CDS encoding polysaccharide biosynthesis/export family protein, which translates to MGTNGSKIGKKIQQLCLLTVLIVLSGCHTQRLFVGDEGSNAALSDVFSKQAQLIQPDDKITLSIWDHEELSIGSVFGIYNSNEIYGKWVMVNSVGQVMLPKIGAVKLGGLTISEATETLTTIYSRLIVNPVIVLKVLNREVTVLGEVKSPGTLQLEKEYTNLVEILGRAGGPEYYADARILKIIRGKDETKKEYSLDLTRLSTIEKENIWLQSGDIVYLPPFKRKSLQRESGTLVPLAAILSSVAIFLTLVK; encoded by the coding sequence GTGGGAACCAACGGATCAAAAATCGGAAAAAAAATTCAACAGCTTTGTTTACTGACAGTACTTATTGTTTTAAGTGGATGTCATACACAACGTTTGTTCGTCGGAGATGAAGGCAGTAATGCCGCATTGTCGGATGTATTTTCAAAACAGGCACAGCTTATTCAGCCGGATGATAAAATCACGCTGAGTATCTGGGACCATGAAGAACTCAGTATCGGTTCTGTCTTTGGAATTTACAATTCCAATGAAATCTATGGTAAATGGGTGATGGTTAACAGTGTCGGACAAGTGATGCTTCCGAAAATCGGAGCAGTAAAACTTGGCGGACTTACCATTTCGGAAGCGACAGAAACCTTAACTACAATTTATTCCCGGTTGATCGTGAACCCGGTGATTGTTCTCAAAGTGCTGAATCGTGAGGTGACAGTACTTGGAGAAGTAAAATCACCGGGTACACTCCAACTGGAAAAGGAGTATACCAACCTGGTAGAAATTCTCGGCCGTGCGGGCGGACCGGAATATTACGCGGATGCACGAATTCTGAAAATCATCAGAGGGAAAGACGAAACGAAAAAGGAATACAGTCTTGACCTTACCCGTCTCAGCACTATAGAAAAAGAAAATATCTGGTTGCAGTCGGGCGACATCGTTTACCTGCCTCCATTTAAAAGAAAATCTCTGCAAAGAGAATCCGGTACACTTGTACCACTCGCTGCTATTTTATCCAGCGTGGCCATCTTTTTAACACTTGTGAAATAA
- a CDS encoding glycosyltransferase, whose product MEIVHLILGKANPQRMNGVNKVVHQLATHQSMLGHYVQVWGITPTPDGDYPDRRYSTRLFQSHNNKFRIDHQLAKAIRESSVETKFHLHGGFIPEFYHAVRILHSTGHEFVFTPHGSYNMIAMQKNHFIKSLYFPLFEKFVVSSAKAVHFLGKTEYEAVEKLLPGKNKILIPNGQDLNELKYNFRPIPKERGTVFGFCGRLTAYTKGLDLMLEAFAKFVHEEKQQGELWLIGDGEDRAFLEKRAHDLKIDSLVTFYGASFGEEKLNTIANMDVFLHPSRNEGLPMSVLEASALLVPCIVSEETNMASYIREYQSGIALPANTVGDICRAMEIAVREISERKWEQKRYQARKMIQAEFDWKNIACQLINAYAA is encoded by the coding sequence ATGGAAATAGTTCATCTCATCTTAGGAAAAGCGAATCCACAACGCATGAACGGTGTAAACAAAGTCGTTCATCAGCTGGCTACACATCAATCGATGCTTGGACATTATGTGCAAGTCTGGGGCATCACTCCAACACCGGACGGGGATTACCCTGACCGGAGATACAGCACACGATTGTTCCAGTCGCACAACAACAAGTTCAGGATAGATCATCAGCTTGCGAAAGCGATCCGTGAATCATCCGTAGAAACGAAATTTCATTTGCATGGCGGATTTATTCCGGAATTTTACCACGCGGTGAGAATACTCCACAGCACCGGTCATGAGTTTGTATTTACTCCACATGGCAGTTACAACATGATCGCGATGCAGAAGAATCATTTTATCAAGAGTCTGTATTTTCCTTTGTTTGAAAAATTTGTTGTGTCATCCGCAAAAGCTGTTCATTTTCTTGGAAAGACGGAATATGAAGCGGTAGAAAAACTTTTGCCCGGAAAAAATAAGATCCTGATTCCGAACGGACAGGATTTGAATGAGCTGAAATACAATTTCCGTCCCATCCCAAAAGAGAGGGGAACGGTTTTTGGATTCTGTGGACGGCTGACAGCCTATACCAAAGGTCTGGATCTTATGCTTGAAGCTTTTGCCAAATTCGTTCATGAGGAAAAGCAGCAAGGCGAGTTGTGGTTGATAGGTGATGGAGAAGACAGAGCCTTTCTTGAAAAACGCGCGCACGATCTGAAGATAGATTCACTGGTTACATTTTATGGAGCATCCTTCGGAGAAGAAAAACTGAACACGATTGCGAACATGGATGTTTTTCTACATCCTTCGCGGAATGAAGGTCTGCCCATGTCTGTTCTTGAAGCTTCCGCCTTACTGGTGCCATGCATTGTGAGCGAAGAAACCAATATGGCCTCCTATATCCGTGAGTATCAATCCGGAATCGCCTTACCGGCGAATACGGTTGGAGACATTTGCCGCGCCATGGAAATCGCTGTTCGTGAAATTTCTGAACGAAAATGGGAACAGAAGCGCTATCAGGCACGTAAGATGATCCAGGCGGAGTTTGACTGGAAGAATATTGCCTGTCAGCTCATCAATGCCTATGCAGCCTGA
- a CDS encoding acyltransferase, translating to MKQVMEQLIRLRNPNFSFDREVRSGLLLSFFTSFLVQLLRGTKLLVYGKYAKGIALGRGVRFFYTSNMSIGQFVKIGDHTTLNATGKGRLVIGKNSGIGAFSRVIISTSFNNLGSHIHLGENVGIGEFAYLGGGGGLEIGDDCIVGQYFSCHPENHNYDNPELLIREQGVTRKGIVIGKNCWIGSKVTILDGVTIGDNCVIAAGAVVNRDMPANSVIAGVPARVIKTRDKESVLNIQSLAS from the coding sequence ATGAAACAGGTGATGGAACAACTAATCCGCTTGCGTAACCCCAACTTCTCTTTTGACAGGGAAGTTCGCAGCGGATTGTTGCTTTCCTTTTTTACTTCCTTTCTGGTTCAACTCCTGAGAGGAACAAAGCTCCTCGTTTATGGAAAATACGCGAAAGGCATAGCACTCGGGAGAGGTGTACGTTTTTTTTATACTTCAAACATGAGCATCGGACAATTTGTGAAAATCGGTGATCACACTACCTTAAACGCGACAGGTAAAGGACGCCTGGTCATTGGAAAAAACAGCGGAATAGGTGCATTCAGCAGAGTGATCATTTCAACCTCTTTCAATAATCTCGGCAGTCATATTCATCTCGGAGAAAATGTTGGTATTGGAGAATTCGCCTATCTCGGTGGAGGAGGAGGATTGGAAATTGGCGACGATTGTATCGTTGGACAATATTTTTCCTGTCATCCCGAAAACCACAATTATGATAATCCTGAATTATTGATTCGCGAACAAGGTGTAACGCGCAAAGGAATTGTGATTGGTAAAAATTGCTGGATAGGTTCGAAGGTAACAATTCTCGATGGCGTTACCATTGGCGACAATTGTGTGATCGCGGCCGGAGCAGTTGTGAATCGTGACATGCCTGCAAATTCTGTAATCGCGGGAGTTCCGGCACGGGTTATTAAAACAAGGGACAAAGAGTCTGTATTAAATATTCAAAGTTTAGCTTCCTGA
- a CDS encoding glycosyltransferase, whose protein sequence is MKKTILATAYAVNPYKGSEDGMGWNYVCQIARFNKVIAVTRKNNRESIEKYLREHSVAEAENIRFLYYDLPKWTRFWKKGPLLSMIYYYMWQLFLPVFVKRQKVEFDIAHNLNFHNDWTPTFLWVFKKPLVWGPVGHHPKVPKEYILPVYGWKSYVADRFRWVLKLAFWKFDPFLKISARKADIILCMNTAVADHLKFDTKKMVICSSVASEATPEQTKIQDSGLRIISVGRFVWLKGFDITIRSFAKFYHELNEKEKEGVHLTLVGDGPAANALKKLTKDLQVEHAVTFIHWIQRSELKSLYNQSDVFLFPSHEGAGMVVAEAMSHGLPVICFDNCGPGEFVNIGSGLKVKYSTYSQSINDFANQLMRVHSDRELLRNLSLSASLTFREKYEWNVKGKLLQNVYSTLPQRERLICVHLLNDFSGSPLVLANAIRGFVQNGKNVELYTSSATQDGFLSGLGVKENKFWYRFRENKWKRLLALSASQLHLCGLLLFRLRKRDTVYVNTLLPFGAAVAAKIRGVRVIYHLHETSMNPPVLKWFLKKVVQWTASHVVYVSRFLQEKEPVNGPEMHVVYNALSDEFRHRGRAHHYEVSAEKPFTVLMLCSMKEYKGVNEFVTLARRLHLVKFELVLNSEKNEIDSFFAGQELPPNLFLFPKQKNVHPFYERASLVLNLSHPDKWIETFGMTILEAMSYGIPELVPNIGGPREIVDDGENGYRINVNDLDKITETILYLAMNRGECLRLSTQARRKAEFFSIDSMHRQLDEVLSS, encoded by the coding sequence ATGAAAAAGACAATTCTTGCAACAGCTTACGCGGTGAACCCTTACAAAGGTTCAGAAGATGGAATGGGCTGGAACTATGTGTGCCAGATCGCACGCTTTAATAAGGTAATTGCTGTTACCAGGAAAAATAACCGTGAATCAATAGAGAAATATTTGCGCGAACATTCTGTAGCTGAAGCTGAGAATATTCGCTTCCTGTATTATGATCTTCCAAAATGGACACGCTTCTGGAAAAAAGGTCCATTGTTGTCGATGATTTATTATTACATGTGGCAATTGTTTTTGCCGGTATTTGTAAAAAGACAAAAAGTTGAATTTGATATCGCGCATAACCTGAATTTTCACAATGACTGGACCCCAACCTTTCTGTGGGTTTTTAAAAAGCCCCTGGTGTGGGGTCCGGTAGGGCATCATCCAAAAGTTCCAAAGGAATACATTCTGCCGGTGTATGGATGGAAGTCTTATGTAGCGGATAGATTTCGTTGGGTTTTGAAACTGGCGTTCTGGAAATTTGACCCATTCCTGAAAATTTCAGCAAGGAAAGCTGATATCATTTTGTGTATGAACACCGCTGTAGCGGATCATTTAAAATTTGATACAAAGAAAATGGTAATCTGTTCCTCTGTAGCTTCAGAGGCAACTCCTGAACAAACAAAAATTCAGGATTCAGGATTGCGAATCATTTCTGTTGGAAGATTTGTATGGCTGAAAGGTTTTGATATTACGATTCGATCCTTCGCGAAATTTTACCATGAGCTGAATGAAAAAGAAAAAGAGGGAGTTCACCTGACTCTTGTAGGCGATGGTCCGGCTGCCAATGCTTTGAAAAAGCTCACGAAGGATTTGCAGGTGGAACATGCTGTTACTTTTATACACTGGATTCAGCGTTCGGAATTGAAGTCTTTGTACAATCAAAGCGATGTATTTCTGTTTCCATCACACGAAGGAGCGGGAATGGTGGTTGCTGAGGCGATGTCTCACGGTTTGCCGGTAATCTGTTTTGACAATTGCGGTCCAGGTGAATTTGTAAATATTGGAAGCGGACTGAAAGTAAAATACAGTACGTATTCCCAATCGATAAATGATTTTGCAAATCAATTGATGCGCGTTCATTCGGATCGTGAACTGCTGCGAAATCTGAGCCTTTCTGCCTCACTTACCTTCCGTGAGAAATACGAATGGAATGTAAAAGGAAAATTGCTTCAGAATGTTTATTCAACCCTACCACAGCGAGAACGATTAATCTGTGTTCATTTGTTGAACGATTTCAGCGGAAGTCCGCTTGTGCTTGCCAACGCGATTCGTGGTTTTGTTCAGAATGGAAAAAATGTTGAGTTGTATACATCTTCCGCAACACAGGATGGTTTTCTTTCCGGTTTGGGTGTTAAGGAAAATAAATTCTGGTATCGCTTCCGGGAGAATAAGTGGAAACGATTACTGGCGCTTAGTGCCAGCCAGCTGCATTTGTGCGGTTTGTTATTGTTCAGGTTAAGGAAAAGAGATACTGTTTATGTGAACACTCTGCTTCCTTTTGGTGCCGCCGTAGCCGCAAAGATCAGAGGTGTTCGTGTAATTTACCATTTGCACGAAACATCAATGAATCCACCGGTATTGAAGTGGTTTCTGAAGAAAGTGGTACAATGGACAGCGTCTCATGTCGTTTATGTTTCCAGATTCCTTCAGGAGAAAGAACCTGTGAATGGACCGGAAATGCATGTTGTGTATAACGCATTGAGCGATGAGTTTCGTCATCGCGGGAGAGCACATCATTATGAAGTAAGTGCTGAAAAGCCGTTCACAGTGCTGATGTTGTGTTCCATGAAGGAATACAAGGGAGTAAATGAATTTGTAACGTTGGCGCGTCGTTTACATTTGGTAAAATTCGAACTCGTACTCAATTCTGAAAAGAATGAAATCGATAGTTTTTTTGCCGGACAGGAATTGCCTCCGAATCTTTTTCTTTTTCCAAAACAAAAAAATGTTCACCCCTTTTATGAGCGGGCATCGTTGGTACTGAATTTATCGCATCCTGATAAATGGATAGAAACTTTCGGAATGACAATCCTGGAAGCCATGAGTTATGGAATTCCCGAACTGGTTCCGAATATTGGCGGCCCAAGGGAAATTGTTGATGATGGCGAAAACGGTTACAGGATTAACGTGAACGATCTTGACAAGATAACCGAGACCATCCTTTATCTGGCAATGAACCGTGGAGAATGTCTGAGGTTGTCTACTCAGGCGAGAAGGAAAGCTGAATTTTTCAGTATTGATTCCATGCATCGGCAATTGGATGAGGTATTATCATCCTGA
- a CDS encoding polysaccharide biosynthesis tyrosine autokinase, with product MGDKQQLKKFLLPAIKGLPVIALFLVIAILFASRILYYATPKYESTAMLKLDEKNNGVSENNLYKDFDVFSSSGKIATEEKVIQSQVLVKKAFRNLDFRISVYRIGDIRKRELYKSSPFKIHYILKDSALFDKTVQLTVLNDSTFHLKVSAGRQEVDTTGNFGDMLITKVAAFRIERNDSLIQSTPSFALVDDYEFIIHSDEALVNTVIGDRLDVKALDRDIPILRISYACEVPQKSADFANALAAAYISDYIESKSEAAAKTVQFIDDRLDQIGRELKESELKLEEYRLKYKIINTSQETETGLRKLSQLKVEQTNLDMEAATLDQLQNYVDNRKDFNEAGPAFDAISDPLFADMIKNLKSYQQERRELLTRYTPDHEKVKLIDGKIDDVVKYSREAILNAKQSIRAKRAEMDAAVETADHEFDNLPTKEKNMIILERNFQLNQKVYQFLLEKRTEASIAEAATISFHRIIQYASVPTTPVYPKRGFLLILAGVTGLLCGVLFVYLRRYARGKIEDKEMVEKMTSSPVAGVIREMGDSPVQEGNNSFSDLATNLILHGLINGKKIVTITSSIQGEGKTFIAKHLASALARSGWKVVIADLNLHHASVHTNESIRQIPGMSEYLRGEVTLDKIIQNSGTHSLLLAGAGQDRSDSTLLFSQPQLKEKIEGLYAYGDIIILDTSATANAIDALALMKISDLNLYVVRSEYTSSHLLTYSEMLKQDYKIENMYTVLNGLHKATNFNGDLTGTKYSYQYKAKGWKARVSHYVNHYWK from the coding sequence ATGGGCGACAAGCAGCAACTCAAAAAATTTCTCTTGCCGGCTATCAAAGGTTTGCCGGTGATCGCCTTGTTCCTGGTGATCGCGATTCTATTCGCTTCGCGGATCTTGTATTACGCGACACCAAAGTATGAGAGTACAGCGATGCTGAAGCTCGATGAAAAGAACAATGGAGTATCGGAGAATAATCTTTACAAGGACTTCGACGTATTTTCTTCATCAGGAAAAATCGCAACGGAAGAAAAAGTCATTCAGAGCCAGGTATTGGTAAAGAAAGCTTTCCGAAATCTGGATTTCAGGATTTCTGTATATAGAATAGGTGATATCCGTAAACGCGAATTGTATAAATCTTCTCCGTTTAAGATTCATTACATCCTTAAGGACAGTGCTTTATTTGATAAAACAGTACAACTTACAGTGCTGAACGATTCCACTTTCCATTTGAAAGTGAGTGCAGGCCGGCAGGAAGTTGATACGACCGGAAATTTCGGAGACATGCTGATCACCAAAGTTGCGGCATTCAGAATAGAACGAAATGATTCACTGATTCAAAGCACGCCTTCTTTCGCGCTGGTTGATGATTACGAATTTATTATTCATTCTGACGAGGCGCTTGTAAATACCGTGATTGGTGACAGGCTCGATGTAAAAGCGCTGGATCGTGATATTCCGATCCTTCGTATTTCCTACGCGTGTGAAGTTCCGCAAAAATCCGCCGACTTCGCCAATGCTCTTGCAGCGGCTTATATCAGTGATTATATCGAAAGTAAATCGGAAGCAGCGGCGAAAACTGTGCAGTTCATCGATGATCGTCTTGATCAAATCGGACGAGAATTGAAAGAATCGGAATTGAAGCTGGAAGAATATCGTTTGAAATACAAGATCATCAATACTTCCCAGGAAACGGAAACCGGTTTACGTAAGCTTTCGCAATTGAAAGTGGAGCAAACGAATCTGGATATGGAAGCGGCGACATTGGATCAGTTGCAGAATTATGTCGACAACCGTAAAGATTTTAACGAAGCCGGACCTGCATTCGATGCGATCTCGGATCCGTTGTTCGCCGACATGATAAAAAACCTGAAATCCTACCAGCAGGAACGCAGGGAATTGCTCACACGATACACGCCTGATCATGAAAAAGTAAAACTCATTGACGGAAAAATCGATGATGTCGTAAAATATAGTCGTGAAGCTATTCTGAATGCAAAGCAAAGTATCCGTGCGAAAAGAGCGGAAATGGATGCGGCAGTAGAAACAGCGGATCACGAGTTTGACAATCTTCCAACGAAAGAAAAGAACATGATTATCCTGGAAAGAAATTTCCAGCTGAATCAAAAAGTTTACCAATTCCTCCTGGAGAAAAGAACAGAAGCTTCCATCGCGGAAGCAGCAACGATCTCTTTTCACAGGATCATACAATACGCGTCGGTTCCCACGACACCGGTCTACCCTAAGCGAGGATTTTTATTAATCCTCGCCGGGGTCACCGGATTATTGTGCGGAGTTTTGTTTGTATACCTGCGTCGTTATGCACGTGGTAAGATTGAAGACAAGGAAATGGTTGAAAAGATGACAAGTTCACCTGTTGCGGGAGTGATCCGGGAAATGGGCGATAGTCCTGTTCAGGAAGGAAACAATTCTTTTTCAGATCTGGCGACCAATCTTATTTTACATGGATTGATCAATGGTAAGAAAATCGTAACCATTACTTCGTCTATACAGGGAGAAGGGAAAACATTTATTGCAAAACATCTTGCTTCCGCGCTTGCAAGAAGCGGATGGAAAGTGGTTATCGCCGATTTGAATCTGCATCACGCTTCAGTTCATACCAATGAATCGATTCGTCAGATTCCGGGAATGAGTGAGTATTTGCGTGGGGAGGTGACATTGGATAAAATCATTCAGAACTCAGGCACACACTCTCTTTTACTTGCCGGAGCCGGACAGGATCGCAGCGACAGTACATTGTTGTTTAGTCAGCCTCAGCTGAAGGAAAAAATCGAAGGGTTGTATGCTTACGGTGATATTATCATTCTGGATACTTCAGCGACAGCCAACGCGATTGACGCGCTAGCGCTGATGAAAATTTCAGATTTAAATTTGTACGTCGTCCGTTCAGAATATACCTCATCGCATTTGCTCACTTATTCGGAAATGCTGAAACAGGATTACAAAATTGAAAATATGTACACCGTGCTGAACGGTTTACACAAAGCGACAAATTTCAACGGAGATCTCACAGGTACAAAGTATTCGTATCAATACAAAGCCAAAGGGTGGAAGGCCCGTGTTTCACACTATGTTAACCACTATTGGAAGTGA
- a CDS encoding O-antigen ligase family protein yields the protein MEKTNSLQKLFNILILILLIKIAGYFTVSENVAITRILKIIFRTGMTLAIFGVYTSLKSKGWLASWSWSNSIIPLFYGAYLVLGFISFFWSTDIGYSALQLLMNLESFLFAYYFIAVFLLIRKHQPESAIRLSYLLGNAVFFILLIFVVGVIVAPDIFYRLTHGGEEARLGGYLMNPNELGMLAVIGASMVALELRENRSKFLLIFMMSIALVALVLTGSRSSMIGFVLILLYFTLRSENKKLKAGVLIAMAVAMPFVLSTIIIKQGNVDEVLSMTGRLPFWKALLTEGLPNEPLFGYGYMRIAYKDYFQSVHTYAGQMTHNTFIQVLMNLGIVGFLLVILQLGITIRFFLRSKDIEKKSFFVALFIPILINSFTEFGIFGETNYGILFYQLLIFYGVLQYNENLSRRERVIMNTGKKIGFSEKFAG from the coding sequence ATGGAAAAAACGAATTCTTTACAAAAACTGTTTAATATCCTGATCCTGATCCTTCTGATCAAGATTGCAGGATATTTTACCGTTTCGGAGAATGTCGCCATTACACGAATCCTGAAAATTATTTTTCGGACAGGGATGACCCTGGCCATCTTCGGAGTTTACACTTCTCTGAAAAGCAAAGGTTGGCTGGCCAGCTGGTCCTGGAGTAATTCCATCATTCCATTGTTTTATGGAGCCTACCTGGTGTTGGGATTCATTTCATTCTTCTGGTCAACAGATATAGGGTATTCCGCTCTGCAATTGTTGATGAACCTGGAGAGTTTTCTCTTCGCGTATTATTTTATTGCTGTCTTTCTACTCATTCGTAAACACCAGCCTGAGAGTGCAATCCGGCTAAGTTATTTGCTCGGAAATGCGGTGTTTTTTATTCTGTTGATTTTTGTAGTTGGAGTAATTGTCGCACCGGATATTTTTTACCGACTGACACATGGCGGTGAAGAAGCCCGGCTTGGCGGATACCTGATGAATCCGAATGAACTCGGCATGCTTGCTGTTATTGGCGCGTCCATGGTGGCTTTGGAGCTGAGGGAGAATCGAAGCAAGTTCCTACTCATATTCATGATGAGCATTGCTCTGGTTGCGCTTGTACTTACCGGTTCCCGTTCATCGATGATTGGGTTTGTCTTGATTCTACTTTATTTCACACTCCGAAGCGAAAACAAAAAACTGAAAGCAGGTGTGCTGATCGCGATGGCAGTAGCCATGCCATTTGTATTGAGTACCATCATCATCAAGCAAGGAAATGTCGATGAAGTATTGAGCATGACCGGTCGTCTGCCTTTCTGGAAAGCTTTGCTCACAGAGGGTTTGCCGAATGAACCTTTGTTCGGTTATGGTTACATGCGTATTGCTTACAAAGATTATTTCCAGAGCGTGCACACCTATGCCGGACAGATGACTCACAATACATTTATTCAGGTGTTGATGAATCTTGGTATTGTCGGTTTTCTGCTTGTTATATTGCAATTGGGAATCACGATTCGGTTTTTTCTTCGTTCAAAAGACATTGAGAAAAAAAGTTTTTTTGTCGCTTTGTTTATTCCAATTCTGATCAATTCATTTACTGAGTTCGGGATCTTTGGGGAAACCAATTATGGTATTCTTTTTTATCAATTGCTGATCTTTTACGGAGTCTTGCAATACAACGAGAATCTTTCGCGAAGAGAAAGAGTAATCATGAATACCGGTAAAAAGATCGGTTTTTCAGAAAAATTTGCCGGTTAA